The Cololabis saira isolate AMF1-May2022 chromosome 20, fColSai1.1, whole genome shotgun sequence genome includes a window with the following:
- the wdr55 gene encoding WD repeat-containing protein 55, translating into MSLRRRKTPNNMATPAEHVEPGTPDLDQDPGQPGPSRGPDPDPDPDTDQDQDPDPDEDEDEDEDQDPEPEPQVLDTPQDIRLEAAANTVAVHPSRDVLVCGDVDGDVYAFSYSCLQGGNRELWSSGHHMKSCRQVRFSHDGTRLYSVSRDRAVHVLDVERGQLVTRIRGAHTHPINSLLLVDEHMLATGDDAGTLKVWDMRKGTAIMDLKQHEDYISDIAVDQAKRILLTASGDGTMGVFNIRRRRFDLLSEPQSGDLTSVALMKRGRKVVCGSSEGTVYIFNWDGFGATSDRFALKAESVDCIAPVTDSIMCTASTDGYIRAVNLLPNRVIGCIGQHVGEPIEEIATSWDSRFLLSCGHDQLLKFWDISALPSTTVDEYRKRKRRDGRMKSLSKKALGDNDFFSGLVEEEAEKKEEEEEEDEEESDSGSD; encoded by the exons atgag ccttagaagaagaaaaaccccAAACAACATGGCGACGCCTGCAGAACATGTGGAACCAGGGACcccggacctggaccaggacccgggACAGCCCGGGCCGTCCAGGGGgccggacccggacccggacccggacacggaccaggaccaggacccggacccggacgaggacgaggacgaggacgaggaccaGGACCCCGAGCCCGAGCCGCAGGTGCTGGACACCCCGCAGGACATCCGCCTGGAGGCGGCGGCCAACACGGTGGCCGTGCACCCGAGCAGGGACGTGCTGGTGTGTGGGGACGTGGACGGGGACGTGTACGCCTTCTCCTACTCCTGCCTGCAGGGCGGGAACCGGGAGCTGTGGTCGTCGGGACACCACATGAAGTCCTGCAGACAG GTGCGCTTCTCCCACGACGGCACGCGCCTGTACAGCGTGTCGCGGGACCGCGCCGTGCACGTGCTGGACGTGGAGCGCGGGCAGCTGGTCACGCGCATCCGCGGCGCGCACACGCACCCCATCAACAGCCTGCTACTTGTGGACGAGCACATGCTCGCCACCGGGGACGACGCGGGAACCCTGAAG GTCTGGGACATGAGGAAAGGAACCGCCATCATGGACTTGAAGCAGCACGAGGATTACATCAGCGATATCGCGGTGGACCAGGCCAAGAGGATTCTGCTGACCGCCAG CGGCGACGGCACCATGGGCGTCTTCAACATCCGGCGGCGGCGCTTCGACCTGCTGTCGGAGCCCCAGAGCGGCGACCTGACGTCGGTGGCGCTGATGAAGCGCGGCAGGAAGGTGGTGTGCGGCTCCAGCGAGGGAACCGTCTACATCTTCAACTGGGACGGCTTCGGCGCCACCAGCGACCGCTTCGCCCTCAAGGCCGAGTCGGTGGACTGCATCGCCCCCGTCACCGACAGCATCATGTGCACGGCGTCCACGGACGGCTACATCCG GGCCGTGAACCTGCTGCCCAACCGGGTCATCGGCTGCATCGGCCAGCACGTGGGCGAGCCCATCGAGGAGATCGCCACCTCCTGGGACTCCCGCTTCCTGCTCAGCTGCGGACACGACCAGCTGCTCAAGTTCTGGGACATCTCTGCGCTGCCCAGCACCACCGTGGACGAGTACcgcaagaggaagaggagggacgGCCGCATGAAGTCGCTCAGCAAGAAGGCGCTGGGCGACAACGACTTCTTCTCCggactggtggaggaggaggcggagaagaaggaggaggaggaagaggaggatgaagaggagagcGACAGCGGCAGCGACTGA